A region of the Corynebacterium endometrii genome:
CGCACGGGCCGTAGTTGGTCCATACAACGTTAGCCAGCTTGCCGAAGATGCCGTCCATATTCAGGCCGTGGGGCTTGACCGCGCGGTGGGACAAGAGGTGGAGACGCAGGTAAGCGTCATAGGTATCCAGTGGTGCATCATCAAGGTCTTTGATGGAGGTCTTTACGGCGACGCGGGCCACGCCGCGCTCCTCATCCGGGCCGACGAGGGAAGCGAACTGCTGGGGAACCTCGGTGAGCTGTTCAGTGCCGGACTCGGTGACCTCTTGGTCAGTATGAACCGCTGGGAACCACACGTCCAGAACGGTTCCGTCATGGGTGATGGTCGCTAGGCCGCGAGCGGATGCTGAAGTCATGGGTGATTAAAGCCTTTTTATGTTGGGATCAGTTGTCATGCGCATGCCAAAGTCACATGCATCCACGCCGGGTGCGTCCCGCGGCGCCTGACCGTATCCAAAGGGATCAGTTCATGCACGTTTTAGCGTGGATTTCATCGCGGGACACGGGGCGTGAGCTGGCTATGAAGTATAGCGGGCGTACCGGCCATTGTCCTTAGCGACAGGCTTCACTTTGGCCAAAGTCACATCCGGCGAAAGCGTCAAAAATGCCCCGCCGAAGTCACACCAAGGTGTCTCCAACGGGGCACGTTACGATGCCGCGCGCACCGTCCCGGGAGGGGGCGGTAAGCCTTTAGCTCGAGGCGTTGAGCTCGCGCTCATGGCGCTTGCCGGAACCCTTGCCGCCGAAAGCAAAGGCCAGAACCGCGAGCACGGCGGTCAGGATGGCGACGGCGAAAATCTGGCCACGAGCGCTCTCATCGAAGAGCATCAACACAATGAGCACGCCCAGGCCAACCAGGACGAGGATCGGCACTACGGGGAATCCACTCACGCGCATCACGGAGGTCTCACCGTTGCGTATTAGCTCCGGGTGGAGCTTGATATACGCGGCGGTAATGAAGATCCAAATAACTAGCAGGCAGCCGCCCACCGCGTTGAACAGGAATGCCAGCAGCCCTTCAGGATTCCAGTACTGCAGCCCCACGGAGGCAAAGGCGAAGATCATGGAAAGGATGACCGCATTGATTGGCGCACCAGAGTGATTCTTCTTTAGGAAGAAGCCCGGAGCGTTGCCATCCTCAGCCATGTCGTAGACCAATCGGGAGGTGGCGTAGATCTGCGCGTTGAATGCAGACAACAGGGCGATGGCGATGATGGCCTCCATGAAACCAACCGCGCCCGGAACGTTTGCCAGACCAAGCACCTGGGTGAATGGGGACTGGGCCGCGACGTCAGCGTTCTGAATCTGGCTGAATGGCAACAGCAAGGCAATCAGCAGTACGGAGCCGATGTAGAAGATGATGATGCGGAAGATGATTGCTCGTACGGCGGTGGCAACGTTGTGGGATGGATCCTCAGACTCGGCGGCCGCGATGGTGACCAGCTCGATGCCGCCGAAGGCGAACGCTACGGCCAACAGGCCGGCGGCGAAGCCTGGAACGCCGTTAGGCAAGAAGTTATCCGTGAAGTTGGAAAGATTGGCCGTATCCGTGTTCGGCCAGAGGCCGATGGCCAGCAAAGTGCCCAGCACCAGGAAGGCTACGATGACCGCGACCTTGATGATGGCGAACCAGAATTCAAACTCGCCGAAACCACGGACGGCGGCGAAGTTAACCACAGCGAAGAAGGTCACGGCGATAAGTGCTGGGATCCATGGGTCCACGCCAAACCAACCGCTGATGATCGCGGCGGCGCCGGTGATCTCAGTGCCCATCACCATGATGAGCATGAACCAATACATCCAGCCATTGGTAAATCGAGCCCAGTTGCCAAAGGCCTGTCCCGCGTAGGTGGAAAATGACCCCAGGGAGGGGCGGGCCGAAGCCAGCTCGCCCAGCATGAACATGATGACCGCGACCAGCAGGCCGGCGATTGCGTAAGCCAGAAGCACTGAGGTGCCGGAGGCCTGAATGCCCACGCCAACGCCAAGGAAGAGTCCGGCGCCCACCGCGGATCCCAGGCCCATCATGGTGATGTGGCGAGTCTTGAGCTTTTGATTGTTCGGCTCAACGGAACTTGCCGCCGCGCCTTGGGACTGAGTTGTCATATAGCTCTCCAGTACAGATATATCGGCTTCGCATAGTGACTACATAGCGCCACGGTTATGCAAATGTTTCGAGCGTCAGTCTACCCGTGTCAGGGGGAGGTGAAACAAAACTACGCCGGTTGCGTTAGCCCCATGTGGAGGGCTTAAGGGGGAGGTTTACCCCGTCCCGTGGTCACACGATTGGCGGTACCATGGCACGGGTGAGTACTTCGGCATTGAATTTGTTTGCAGATCCCATTCAGCTAACCAAGGACCTAGTTGATATCCCCAGCCCTTCCCATCACGAAAAAGAGATAGCGGACGCTATAGAAACGGCGCTGCGGGGGCTCAAGGATGCCACAGGTGCCGAGCTGGAGGTGGCTCGCTTTGGAAATACCGTCTGCGCACGGACTAACCGCGGCCATGCTTCCCGCGTTGTGCTAGCCGGCCACATCGATACCGTGCCCATCGCGGACAACGTTCCGCACCACATCGCAACCAATGATGAGGGCGAGGAGGTGATGTGGGGCTGCGGCACCACCGACATGAAATCCGGAATGGCGGTCTATCTCCACGCCTTCGCGGAGCTGGTCGCGGGGGACCGCGCCGGGGAGCTGGCCCATGATCTCACTCTGATCGCGTACGAGTGCGAGGAAGTGTCCATGGAGTACAACGGGCTTGCGCACCTGCAGCAAGACAACCCCGAATGGTTAGAGGGTGACTTAGCATTACTGGGCGAGCCGACCGGCGGAATCATCGAGGCCGGCTGCCAGGGCACTATCCGCATCCGGGTAACCGCTCACGGCACGCGTGCCCACTCGGCCCGCGCGTGGCTGGGATCCAACGCTACCCACACCCTGGCCAAGACCATGGCCTACCTCAATGAGTACACCCCACGGGAGGTAACGATCGATGAGTGCACGTACAAGGAGGGCATCAACATCGTGAAGCTGGAGTCCTTTGTGGCTACGAACACCATCCCGGATATTGCGTGGATGTTCGTAAACTTCCGCTTCGCCCCGGACCGCTCTACGGACGAGGCCATGGCGCATCTATTGGAGGTGCTCCACCTCGAACCATCTCAGGAGCGCCCCTACGACCAGCGTGACGAGTTAGCCGAGCCCGGCGCGGTGACCTTTGAGGTAGATGACGTGGCCTCGGCCGCGATGCCGGGGCTGGGTCAGCCCGCGGCCAGGGCGCTTGTAGAGGCCGTCGGCGGCAATTTCCGCGCCAAGTACGGCTGGACCGATGTGGCACGTTTTTCCGAGATGGGCGTGCCAGCCGTGAACTTCGGCTGTGGCGATCCCGGCTTTGCCCACAAGGTAGACGAGCAGTGCCCAGTCAGCCAGATTACTAGCGTCGCCGGCGAGCTGATGCAGTACCTCACCAGCAAGTAACTTGTAGACCAAAAGGACGTTGACAGCGATGACTGAACACAAACGCATCAAGCGGGGCCCGGTGATGACCCGCCGCGATGCCAATGACACCTCCACGTATGACCAGCGCCTGCTGGAGTCCGGTTCAACCTATGACTGGCAGCACGGTGACCCGTGGCGCGTACTGCGTATCCAAAGCGAGTTTGTCACCGGCTTTGATGCCTTGGCCGAACTTCCCAAGGCGGTATCCGTCTTTGGCTCCGCGCGCACCCAGCCTGACCACGAGCATTACCGGCTCGCGGAGGAGGTAGCCCGCAAACTCGTTGCCGCCGAATACGCCGTTATCACCGGCGGTGGCCCCGGCATCATGGAGGCCGGCAACAAGGGCGCCCATGAGGCAGGCGGTTTGTCCGTGGGCCTCGGAATCGAGCTGCCCTTTGAGCAGGGGCTCAATGAGTACGTGGACCTGGGCATCGATTTCCGCTACTTCTTCGCCCGCAAAACTATGTTCTTGAAGTATTCCCAGGCGTTTATCTGCCTGCCCGGCGGCCTGGGCACCATGGATGAGCTCTTTGAGGTCATGTGCATGGTCCAGACCGGCAAAGTCACCAAGTTTCCTATCGTGCTCATGGGCACCCAATACTGGGGCGGCCTGGTGGAATGGCTAAAGAACACCATGACCGAGCAAGGTTACATCAGCCCGGAG
Encoded here:
- a CDS encoding amino acid permease — encoded protein: MTTQSQGAAASSVEPNNQKLKTRHITMMGLGSAVGAGLFLGVGVGIQASGTSVLLAYAIAGLLVAVIMFMLGELASARPSLGSFSTYAGQAFGNWARFTNGWMYWFMLIMVMGTEITGAAAIISGWFGVDPWIPALIAVTFFAVVNFAAVRGFGEFEFWFAIIKVAVIVAFLVLGTLLAIGLWPNTDTANLSNFTDNFLPNGVPGFAAGLLAVAFAFGGIELVTIAAAESEDPSHNVATAVRAIIFRIIIFYIGSVLLIALLLPFSQIQNADVAAQSPFTQVLGLANVPGAVGFMEAIIAIALLSAFNAQIYATSRLVYDMAEDGNAPGFFLKKNHSGAPINAVILSMIFAFASVGLQYWNPEGLLAFLFNAVGGCLLVIWIFITAAYIKLHPELIRNGETSVMRVSGFPVVPILVLVGLGVLIVLMLFDESARGQIFAVAILTAVLAVLAFAFGGKGSGKRHERELNASS
- the dapE gene encoding succinyl-diaminopimelate desuccinylase; amino-acid sequence: MSTSALNLFADPIQLTKDLVDIPSPSHHEKEIADAIETALRGLKDATGAELEVARFGNTVCARTNRGHASRVVLAGHIDTVPIADNVPHHIATNDEGEEVMWGCGTTDMKSGMAVYLHAFAELVAGDRAGELAHDLTLIAYECEEVSMEYNGLAHLQQDNPEWLEGDLALLGEPTGGIIEAGCQGTIRIRVTAHGTRAHSARAWLGSNATHTLAKTMAYLNEYTPREVTIDECTYKEGINIVKLESFVATNTIPDIAWMFVNFRFAPDRSTDEAMAHLLEVLHLEPSQERPYDQRDELAEPGAVTFEVDDVASAAMPGLGQPAARALVEAVGGNFRAKYGWTDVARFSEMGVPAVNFGCGDPGFAHKVDEQCPVSQITSVAGELMQYLTSK
- a CDS encoding TIGR00730 family Rossman fold protein; amino-acid sequence: MTEHKRIKRGPVMTRRDANDTSTYDQRLLESGSTYDWQHGDPWRVLRIQSEFVTGFDALAELPKAVSVFGSARTQPDHEHYRLAEEVARKLVAAEYAVITGGGPGIMEAGNKGAHEAGGLSVGLGIELPFEQGLNEYVDLGIDFRYFFARKTMFLKYSQAFICLPGGLGTMDELFEVMCMVQTGKVTKFPIVLMGTQYWGGLVEWLKNTMTEQGYISPEDNNLFLLTDSADEAVEYITTIHKDMSDLRVKGLER